From a single Armatimonadota bacterium genomic region:
- a CDS encoding dTMP kinase, with protein sequence MTGRFVVIDGGEGCGKSTQIQLLAEHLRALGHVVRVTREPGGTPVGERIRALLLDPAHPEMDPITEVLLFCASRAQHCRELILPALERGEIVLCDRFSESTAAYQGFAGGLGFDIVSQVNDVATGGLEPDLLVILDLDPIVGLRRKAGEHAHNADRIEQLSLDFHQRVREGFLEYARMYPGFTRIVDASAPADVVHEVLRGLVAELLQS encoded by the coding sequence ATGACCGGGCGCTTTGTCGTGATCGACGGGGGAGAGGGCTGCGGCAAGTCCACTCAGATCCAGCTTCTCGCCGAGCACCTGCGGGCTCTCGGCCATGTGGTCAGGGTTACTCGCGAGCCGGGGGGAACCCCGGTGGGCGAGCGCATCCGCGCCCTGCTCCTGGACCCAGCGCACCCGGAGATGGACCCGATTACCGAGGTCCTGCTGTTCTGTGCTTCGCGGGCCCAGCATTGCCGCGAACTGATCCTGCCGGCTCTGGAACGCGGCGAGATCGTGCTCTGTGACCGATTCTCCGAGTCTACCGCCGCATATCAGGGATTTGCGGGCGGGTTGGGCTTCGACATCGTGAGCCAGGTGAACGATGTTGCCACCGGCGGACTGGAGCCTGACCTGCTGGTGATCCTGGACCTCGACCCGATAGTCGGCCTGCGACGGAAGGCCGGCGAACATGCCCACAACGCCGACCGCATTGAGCAGCTGTCGCTGGACTTCCACCAGCGGGTCCGCGAGGGCTTCCTGGAATACGCGCGGATGTACCCCGGCTTCACACGTATTGTGGATGCCTCGGCGCCGGCGGACGTAGTACATGAGGTGCTACGGGGGTTGGTGGCTGAACTGCTGCAAAGTTGA
- a CDS encoding endonuclease MutS2 → MDERTLRVLEYDKIKAMLAACAASSLGKRRAEALQPRTDLRWIEDRLAETTEMRRLMERFGQPPFGGLTDVSEFIARARVQGILDPEELLRVSDFLRCSRRMREYLERGADLAPRLALLGDSLIARPEIEDEITRCVDDNANVRTSASPELQRLSAQAEILERRVRDRIESILRRETDRGTLQEPVIVQREGRFCLPVQSGAQGRFKGIIHDRSDSGATVFMEPLEVVEVGNELRETYLRIEDEVERILRDITARIGSFASELDENLRALGVVDFIGARASLAAKMMANPAKIIPTARMNLRGARHPLIQGNVVPLDIWLGDEFTTLIITGPNTGGKTVTLKTVGLCALMTQSGLHIPADPGSVMPVWEYVYADIGDEQSIEQSLSTFSSHMTQIVKIINRIQAHKRRTSRARAEENDVRALVLLDELGAGTDPTEGAALAKAILTELHESGCRTLATTHYNELKAFAYSTEGMQNASVEFDVKTLRPTYRLRIGHAGSSNAFEIAQRLGLARSIVRRGRAFLTDEQYRFDQAVSEVERQRRALMDQTREAASTQRDLERLREQYEKDLAKLEGRRRQALEEGFAEAEAIIRRAEEDARRIIAELQRQTRQSKLTQQGREELAELRRATQRKAAEALERMAPQKPAEEEEPGLTEVLMGDTVHVASLGKDGVVTEIPKDGVARVQVGNLNIETPFANLRPAHQPPDRAAEELAQRMQTRKVFSVPREIDIRGATVDEAILDLERYIDDAVLARFPMVRIVHGKGTGALRQGVHEFLKKHKQVRSFQLADHESGGEGATEVYF, encoded by the coding sequence ATGGACGAACGAACCCTACGCGTACTGGAATACGACAAGATCAAGGCGATGCTGGCCGCCTGTGCGGCATCGTCCCTGGGCAAGCGCCGCGCCGAAGCCCTCCAGCCCCGCACTGACCTGCGCTGGATTGAAGACCGCCTCGCTGAAACCACCGAGATGCGCCGCCTCATGGAGCGCTTCGGACAGCCGCCTTTCGGCGGTCTGACTGACGTCAGCGAATTCATCGCCCGCGCCCGGGTTCAAGGGATCCTCGACCCCGAGGAACTCCTGCGAGTCAGCGACTTTCTGCGCTGCTCCCGCCGCATGCGCGAGTACCTGGAACGCGGAGCCGATCTTGCCCCACGCCTGGCACTGCTGGGCGACAGCTTGATCGCGCGCCCCGAGATTGAGGACGAGATTACCCGTTGCGTCGACGATAACGCCAACGTCCGCACCAGCGCTTCGCCCGAGCTTCAGCGCCTCAGCGCCCAGGCGGAGATACTCGAGCGCCGGGTGCGTGATCGCATCGAGAGCATCTTGCGCCGGGAGACCGACCGAGGCACGCTGCAGGAGCCGGTGATCGTCCAGCGCGAGGGCCGTTTCTGCCTGCCTGTCCAGTCCGGCGCGCAAGGGCGCTTCAAGGGCATCATCCACGACCGTTCCGACAGTGGCGCCACTGTGTTCATGGAGCCGCTGGAGGTCGTCGAGGTCGGCAACGAACTGCGCGAGACGTACCTGCGTATTGAGGACGAAGTCGAGCGCATACTGCGAGACATCACCGCGCGCATCGGGTCATTCGCGTCGGAGCTCGATGAGAACCTCCGGGCGCTGGGGGTCGTGGACTTCATCGGCGCACGGGCGTCCCTTGCCGCGAAGATGATGGCCAATCCCGCGAAGATCATCCCCACGGCACGGATGAACCTGCGCGGCGCGCGGCATCCCCTGATCCAGGGCAACGTGGTCCCGCTAGACATCTGGCTGGGCGACGAGTTCACGACCCTCATCATCACCGGCCCCAATACCGGCGGAAAGACCGTCACACTCAAGACCGTGGGCCTGTGCGCATTGATGACCCAAAGCGGCCTGCACATTCCTGCCGATCCGGGCTCGGTCATGCCGGTGTGGGAGTATGTCTATGCGGACATCGGCGATGAGCAGAGCATTGAGCAGTCCCTCTCCACTTTCAGCAGCCACATGACCCAGATCGTGAAGATCATCAACCGCATCCAGGCCCACAAACGCCGGACTAGTCGCGCACGCGCCGAGGAAAACGACGTGCGCGCCCTGGTGCTTCTCGATGAATTGGGAGCGGGCACCGACCCCACCGAAGGCGCTGCTTTGGCCAAAGCGATCCTCACGGAACTACACGAATCCGGCTGCCGCACCCTCGCAACCACGCACTACAATGAGCTGAAGGCCTTCGCCTACTCCACGGAGGGGATGCAGAACGCTTCCGTGGAGTTCGACGTGAAGACCCTGCGGCCCACGTATCGCCTGCGAATCGGTCACGCGGGCTCCAGCAATGCATTCGAGATCGCTCAGCGGCTTGGGCTTGCGCGGAGCATCGTCCGCCGGGGTCGCGCGTTTCTCACCGACGAGCAGTACCGGTTCGACCAGGCGGTCTCCGAAGTGGAGCGCCAGCGCCGGGCCCTCATGGACCAGACCCGCGAAGCGGCATCCACCCAGCGTGACCTGGAGCGATTGCGCGAACAGTACGAGAAGGACCTGGCGAAGCTTGAGGGCAGGCGGAGACAGGCACTCGAGGAGGGGTTCGCTGAAGCCGAGGCCATCATCCGCCGGGCCGAAGAGGACGCACGCCGGATCATCGCCGAACTCCAGAGGCAGACGCGGCAATCCAAGCTCACCCAGCAGGGGCGGGAGGAACTGGCCGAACTGCGCCGGGCTACCCAGCGCAAAGCAGCGGAGGCCCTGGAGCGCATGGCCCCTCAGAAGCCTGCGGAGGAAGAAGAACCGGGGCTGACGGAGGTCCTCATGGGGGATACGGTGCACGTGGCATCCCTGGGCAAGGACGGCGTGGTCACCGAGATCCCGAAGGACGGAGTGGCGCGGGTTCAGGTGGGCAATCTCAATATCGAGACGCCCTTCGCGAACCTGCGGCCTGCCCATCAGCCCCCGGATCGCGCAGCCGAGGAGCTTGCCCAGCGCATGCAGACCCGCAAGGTATTCTCGGTGCCCCGCGAGATCGACATCCGAGGAGCAACGGTAGACGAGGCGATCCTCGACCTGGAGCGGTATATTGACGACGCGGTGCTGGCGCGCTTCCCGATGGTGCGGATCGTGCACGGTAAAGGCACAGGAGCGTTGAGGCAGGGAGTTCACGAGTTTCTGAAGAAACACAAACAGGTGCGCAGCTTTCAGCTTGCGGACCACGAGTCAGGCGGCGAAGGCGCGACGGAAGTGTATTTTTGA
- a CDS encoding Gfo/Idh/MocA family oxidoreductase: MMRTLRIGLVGCGVMGAHYARVLSACETAVLQAVCDLDPSRLEPFADQWSVPAHFPDHAAMLAGGDLDAVIVATPDFAHCAPVCDSLAAGCAVLCEKPLATTIAEADQIVAAAAAAGVPFMVNFGNRHRSNVRQIRQALEDGELGRVQHVDVRLNERIGKTFTLPWLEQTSPVWFLLSHCVDLVTWLLGENLAVVHARAALGRVAEHAPGVPDLVTCLAWTESGTGVFLESSWALPDNYPGNIDFALQVLGTRGMLQADLLPHDLHITTPEGSMARDYSMDVALPGGRVVGWWEESVRTFVRGVATNEPLEPDAAQGREVTRTLIAMDRSLETGAPVVVSEV; encoded by the coding sequence ATGATGCGCACACTCCGCATTGGGCTTGTTGGCTGCGGGGTCATGGGCGCCCACTACGCCCGGGTGCTGTCAGCCTGCGAGACTGCGGTTCTGCAGGCTGTCTGCGATCTCGACCCGTCCCGCCTGGAACCCTTCGCCGACCAGTGGTCGGTCCCCGCTCATTTCCCCGACCACGCTGCGATGCTTGCCGGGGGAGACCTGGATGCCGTGATCGTGGCGACGCCAGACTTCGCCCACTGCGCACCGGTCTGCGACAGTCTGGCAGCCGGATGCGCGGTTCTGTGTGAGAAGCCCCTTGCCACGACGATTGCGGAGGCTGACCAGATCGTGGCTGCCGCTGCAGCTGCCGGAGTGCCTTTCATGGTCAACTTCGGCAACCGGCACCGATCCAATGTGCGACAGATTCGGCAGGCTTTGGAGGATGGCGAACTGGGCCGAGTCCAGCACGTGGACGTGCGACTGAATGAACGCATCGGGAAGACTTTCACGCTGCCCTGGCTTGAGCAGACGTCCCCGGTCTGGTTCCTGCTTTCTCATTGCGTGGATCTGGTGACGTGGTTGCTGGGGGAGAATCTGGCGGTCGTGCATGCCCGGGCGGCACTGGGAAGGGTCGCCGAACACGCTCCGGGCGTGCCGGACCTCGTCACATGCCTCGCATGGACGGAGTCGGGCACAGGGGTCTTTCTCGAAAGCTCCTGGGCGCTGCCCGACAACTATCCGGGCAATATCGATTTCGCCCTGCAGGTTCTCGGTACCCGGGGCATGCTTCAGGCCGACTTGCTGCCGCACGACCTGCACATCACCACCCCTGAGGGCAGCATGGCGCGGGATTATTCCATGGACGTGGCCTTGCCTGGGGGACGGGTAGTCGGCTGGTGGGAGGAGTCGGTGCGCACCTTCGTGCGCGGGGTCGCGACGAATGAACCACTTGAGCCCGATGCCGCGCAGGGCCGCGAGGTGACCCGGACGTTGATTGCGATGGATCGCTCGCTGGAGACCGGTGCGCCGGTGGTGGTTTCAGAGGTCTGA
- a CDS encoding AAA family ATPase translates to MSEVHESITDDIQQFLEIVPPRALDRLKAHPRLHDLVEIVVDLGRPIEARFSQGFEYITDDAATLEDIRFVVDRVGEFDRDNRAGIERTLHRIAAIRNRLGHVVGLTCRVGRAVFGTIDIIRDIVDTGRNILLLGKPGVGKTTRLREVARVLADEAQKRVIVVDTNNEIAGDGDIPHPAIGHARRMQVPNNRQQHDVMIEAVENHMPEVIVIDEIGTDADAAAARTIAERGVQLIGTAHGTSITNLMSNPTLCDLVGGIQAVTLGDEEARKRGTQKTVLERKAPPTFDTVIEIEDLNKLAVHYDVATDVDRLLLSQPVSVEVRERGANGETQKSRRTSESAIQTEGPFTDTDFMGAIFPDQEFRITERETPARVLERNQPLRHVYAVGLGRRKLQRAIHECKALAVLVTEPAEADIIFALEGDRDTRHIVAMAEDAEIVMVRSDTYTQIFEAVRQALGEQQVGREELAIREAEDGARQALVQQRVVELLPQNPYLRRLQHEIASRHQLDSRSVGKEPRRRVRIFPRQVAQ, encoded by the coding sequence ATGAGCGAAGTTCACGAATCGATCACTGACGACATACAGCAGTTCCTCGAGATAGTTCCACCTCGCGCCCTGGACCGTCTCAAGGCCCATCCCCGTCTGCACGACCTCGTGGAGATCGTCGTCGACCTGGGCAGGCCGATTGAGGCCAGATTCTCGCAAGGGTTCGAGTACATCACCGACGACGCGGCCACGCTGGAAGACATCCGCTTTGTGGTGGACCGCGTGGGTGAGTTCGACCGCGACAATCGCGCCGGGATCGAGCGAACCCTTCATCGCATCGCCGCCATCCGCAATCGTCTGGGCCATGTAGTCGGGCTCACGTGCCGCGTGGGGCGCGCGGTGTTCGGCACAATCGACATTATCCGCGATATCGTGGATACGGGCCGCAACATTCTCCTGCTGGGCAAGCCCGGCGTGGGGAAGACTACGCGACTGCGCGAAGTCGCCCGGGTCCTTGCGGATGAAGCCCAGAAGCGGGTCATCGTGGTGGACACGAACAATGAGATTGCCGGCGACGGGGACATTCCTCACCCCGCCATCGGCCATGCGCGGCGCATGCAAGTGCCGAACAATCGCCAGCAGCACGATGTGATGATCGAGGCCGTGGAGAACCACATGCCCGAGGTCATCGTGATCGACGAAATCGGCACCGATGCCGACGCTGCCGCCGCCCGGACCATCGCCGAGCGCGGGGTCCAGCTTATCGGCACCGCACACGGGACTAGCATCACCAACCTCATGTCCAACCCGACCTTATGCGACCTGGTGGGCGGCATCCAGGCGGTGACCCTGGGAGACGAGGAAGCCCGGAAGCGCGGGACTCAGAAAACCGTACTTGAGCGCAAAGCGCCGCCGACCTTTGACACGGTCATTGAGATCGAGGACCTGAACAAGCTCGCGGTGCATTACGACGTGGCCACCGACGTGGACCGCTTACTCCTGTCCCAGCCGGTGAGTGTGGAGGTGCGGGAACGCGGGGCTAATGGGGAGACGCAGAAGAGCCGCCGCACGTCGGAATCAGCTATCCAGACCGAAGGCCCTTTCACCGATACGGACTTCATGGGCGCTATCTTCCCCGACCAGGAGTTCCGCATAACCGAGCGCGAGACGCCCGCGCGGGTGCTGGAGCGCAACCAGCCGCTGCGCCACGTGTACGCGGTGGGACTCGGTCGTCGCAAACTGCAGCGGGCCATTCACGAATGCAAGGCGCTCGCGGTGCTGGTCACGGAGCCCGCCGAAGCGGATATTATCTTCGCGCTGGAGGGCGACCGCGACACCCGGCATATCGTGGCGATGGCCGAAGACGCCGAGATCGTCATGGTGCGCAGTGACACGTACACCCAGATCTTCGAGGCCGTGCGGCAGGCTCTCGGCGAGCAGCAGGTCGGGCGCGAGGAATTGGCGATTCGCGAGGCCGAAGATGGCGCACGGCAAGCTCTTGTGCAGCAGCGCGTGGTGGAGTTGCTCCCGCAGAATCCTTACTTGCGCCGTCTGCAGCACGAGATAGCCAGCCGCCACCAGCTTGATTCGCGCTCTGTCGGCAAAGAACCCCGGCGCCGCGTGCGCATCTTCCCGCGACAGGTGGCCCAATGA
- a CDS encoding uroporphyrinogen-III decarboxylase-like protein: MPRSLWEPDFDRMMTVIDRKGEPDRVPFFELFHDAQILAGVMEAPIPAEPAQWRQYRIDFMTRLGYDYVNGYHTFSFRGADALIADDTAEQSRGKRGWQDEHRGPIQDWESFEKYPWPRIEDADFSDIEALAPMLPGNMKVTTTLPGGVLENLSRLFGYEPLCYKLIDEPDLVQAVVDKIGEGELSVYRVLCDMDWVGAVWLNDDLGFKTQTMISPADLRKFVFPWHKRLVEYAHSKGKRVILHACGNLREVMEDLIEDVGIDAKHSFEDAIIPVADFKRQYGDRIAVIGGIDVHILASGTVDDVKTYTRKVIEDAAPGGGWALGSGNSVANYIPVPNFLAMLEAGREVGVYGG, encoded by the coding sequence ATGCCCCGCAGTCTCTGGGAGCCCGACTTCGACCGGATGATGACCGTCATCGACCGCAAGGGCGAGCCGGATCGCGTCCCGTTCTTCGAGCTCTTCCACGATGCCCAGATCCTTGCCGGCGTCATGGAAGCACCGATCCCGGCGGAACCGGCACAGTGGCGCCAGTACCGCATCGATTTCATGACCCGGCTGGGATATGACTATGTAAACGGTTACCACACGTTCAGCTTCCGGGGCGCCGATGCGCTCATCGCCGACGACACCGCCGAGCAAAGCCGGGGCAAGCGCGGCTGGCAGGACGAGCACCGTGGGCCCATTCAGGACTGGGAGAGCTTCGAGAAGTATCCCTGGCCGCGCATCGAAGACGCCGACTTCTCCGACATCGAGGCCCTCGCGCCCATGCTCCCCGGGAATATGAAGGTCACCACCACACTCCCCGGCGGCGTGCTGGAGAACCTTTCACGCCTGTTCGGTTACGAGCCCCTCTGCTACAAGCTCATCGACGAGCCCGACCTGGTGCAGGCGGTGGTGGACAAGATCGGAGAGGGTGAGCTATCGGTCTACCGGGTGCTGTGCGATATGGACTGGGTGGGGGCGGTCTGGCTCAATGATGATCTGGGCTTCAAGACCCAGACCATGATCTCCCCCGCGGACCTGCGCAAGTTCGTCTTCCCCTGGCACAAGCGCCTGGTGGAGTACGCTCACTCCAAGGGCAAGCGCGTCATCCTGCATGCCTGCGGAAACCTGCGTGAGGTCATGGAAGACCTCATCGAGGACGTAGGCATCGATGCGAAGCACTCGTTTGAAGACGCGATCATCCCGGTGGCCGACTTCAAGCGGCAGTATGGCGACCGGATCGCGGTCATCGGCGGCATTGATGTCCATATTCTCGCCAGTGGCACGGTGGATGACGTGAAGACGTACACGCGCAAGGTGATCGAAGACGCCGCTCCGGGTGGCGGCTGGGCATTGGGTTCAGGCAATAGCGTTGCGAACTACATCCCGGTGCCGAACTTCCTGGCGATGCTCGAGGCCGGCAGGGAAGTGGGGGTCTACGGAGGCTAG
- a CDS encoding Gfo/Idh/MocA family oxidoreductase — translation MSQPPVYGVGIAGFGFIGKVHLYGYLNIPIFYDPAPARARLVGVCTSRPESAEKAREQGGFEFCTTRFEDLLEREDIQIISIATPNQLHRDQVIAALDAGKHVYCDKPLTVTGDDARAIAQAVAAHPNLVHGMAFHMRFIAATLRARQLMREGFLGRVYHFRGSYYHAGYTDPERPISWRLTKEAGGGALSDLGSHIIDMMAYLLGDYEAVRADMETFVTQRPVGKGSDVMAPVEVDDYVCLQARMKSGATGFVDASRFATGTHDGMSFEIYGETGALKFNMMDPNYLYAYDATEPEADLGGRRGWTQIECLQRYPKPSILPSPKLPIGWMRFHLHSVYDFLSAVVAGKPGTANLLDGIKTQMVDAAVRRSAESGQWENVEGV, via the coding sequence ATGTCTCAGCCGCCTGTCTACGGGGTCGGCATCGCCGGCTTCGGGTTCATCGGGAAAGTTCACCTGTACGGTTACCTCAACATCCCGATATTCTACGATCCCGCTCCCGCGAGGGCCCGGCTGGTCGGCGTCTGCACCAGTCGCCCCGAAAGCGCGGAGAAGGCCCGGGAGCAGGGCGGATTCGAGTTCTGTACCACGCGCTTCGAGGATCTCCTGGAGCGCGAGGACATCCAGATCATCAGCATCGCCACCCCAAACCAGCTTCACCGTGACCAGGTGATCGCGGCGCTGGACGCAGGGAAGCACGTGTACTGCGACAAGCCGCTGACCGTGACCGGCGACGACGCTCGGGCCATCGCGCAGGCCGTGGCCGCGCACCCCAATCTGGTGCACGGGATGGCCTTCCACATGCGCTTTATCGCCGCAACACTGCGGGCCCGCCAACTGATGCGGGAAGGCTTCCTGGGCCGGGTGTATCACTTCCGGGGGAGCTACTACCACGCCGGGTATACCGACCCCGAGCGCCCGATTTCGTGGCGCCTCACGAAAGAGGCCGGCGGCGGCGCACTTTCCGACCTGGGCAGCCACATTATCGATATGATGGCCTATCTTCTCGGGGACTACGAGGCCGTGCGCGCGGACATGGAGACTTTCGTGACCCAGCGCCCGGTGGGCAAGGGCTCTGACGTGATGGCCCCGGTGGAAGTGGATGACTACGTCTGCCTGCAGGCCCGGATGAAGAGCGGGGCCACCGGGTTTGTCGATGCCTCGCGGTTCGCGACCGGGACCCACGACGGCATGAGTTTCGAGATCTACGGCGAAACCGGCGCCCTGAAGTTCAACATGATGGACCCCAACTACCTGTACGCCTACGACGCCACGGAGCCCGAAGCCGATCTCGGCGGCAGGCGCGGCTGGACGCAGATCGAGTGCCTGCAGCGGTACCCGAAGCCCAGCATCCTGCCCTCGCCGAAGCTGCCCATCGGGTGGATGCGCTTCCACCTGCATTCGGTCTATGACTTCCTGAGCGCCGTCGTTGCCGGGAAGCCGGGCACGGCGAATCTGCTGGATGGGATCAAGACGCAGATGGTGGATGCGGCAGTGCGCAGGTCAGCCGAGAGCGGCCAGTGGGAGAATGTGGAGGGGGTGTAG
- a CDS encoding ferredoxin: MLTIDRDHEVDAVLEVARRMCAAARTAPKARGADNIVTAILTDGPEKDRLMAEMRRYGEQIEAPFFARDAENLGNAEACVIIGTRLQRLGIPGCNLCGFNGCEECAKAEARCSYNAGDLGIALGSAASVAADCRIDCRIMYTIGISAVNIGLLGPDVKIAHGIPLSVKGKNIFFDRK; encoded by the coding sequence ATGCTCACCATCGACCGGGACCACGAAGTCGACGCTGTACTCGAGGTCGCCCGCCGTATGTGCGCCGCTGCGCGAACCGCGCCCAAGGCACGCGGCGCTGACAACATCGTCACCGCGATCCTCACCGATGGGCCTGAGAAAGACCGCCTCATGGCCGAGATGAGACGCTATGGAGAGCAGATCGAAGCCCCGTTCTTCGCCAGGGACGCCGAAAACCTGGGCAATGCCGAGGCCTGCGTCATCATCGGCACACGCCTGCAGCGCCTGGGTATTCCGGGCTGCAATCTCTGCGGGTTCAATGGCTGCGAGGAGTGCGCAAAGGCCGAAGCACGGTGTTCGTACAATGCCGGGGACCTGGGCATCGCCCTGGGAAGCGCCGCCAGTGTTGCTGCGGACTGTCGCATTGATTGCAGAATCATGTACACTATCGGCATCAGCGCCGTGAACATCGGGCTGCTTGGGCCGGATGTGAAGATCGCCCACGGCATCCCGCTGTCTGTGAAGGGGAAGAACATTTTCTTCGACCGCAAGTAG
- the tnpA gene encoding IS200/IS605 family transposase: MPGAYSSLHYHIVFSTKDRRPWLADAGARSRLWDYIGGILKNIGCIPLRVGGTADHVHVLCSIPRTRAVADAVRDIKANSSRWLREASPELSGFGWQEAYAIFTVGISGLERNASYIDRQEEHHRVRSFDDELAAFLRRHGIEMERWSAAPDGAHEGDEAP; this comes from the coding sequence ATGCCGGGGGCCTACTCCAGCCTCCACTACCATATCGTGTTCAGTACGAAGGACCGCCGTCCCTGGCTCGCAGACGCAGGCGCGCGGTCCCGTCTCTGGGACTACATTGGCGGCATCCTGAAGAACATCGGTTGCATTCCACTCCGCGTTGGCGGCACCGCAGATCACGTGCATGTTCTGTGCAGCATCCCGAGGACGAGAGCCGTCGCAGATGCAGTTCGCGACATCAAGGCAAACTCATCCCGATGGCTGCGAGAGGCGTCCCCCGAGCTATCCGGGTTTGGGTGGCAGGAAGCGTACGCGATCTTCACGGTAGGGATCAGCGGGCTTGAACGCAATGCCAGCTATATTGACCGCCAGGAGGAACATCACCGCGTGCGCAGCTTTGATGATGAACTGGCGGCATTTCTCCGGCGTCACGGGATCGAGATGGAGAGGTGGTCTGCCGCCCCTGACGGGGCTCATGAGGGTGATGAGGCGCCCTGA
- the holB gene encoding DNA polymerase III subunit delta' has product MSFSSIIGLEQPIAVLSRAIQSGRVSHAYLFHGPPSIGKTLLAREFAKTLNCEATLDGSVDCCDVCSSCTRIDRDAHPDVHLVRPLAKVQADEEDGGADVVIEGALITTDQIKDVVVDANLKATQARRKVFIISCAEAMNPQAANRLLKTLEEPPPGTTLVLTTQNLSTLLPTILSRCQMIKCQPPALSEAGMALIARYPERDPGLIRSVVALSGGRIGWALNLLQHPAALELRNNLLDTAASLPKRDWFEGMALGEKLIQAAEEWWLATEESEFAEKALKASRDRVCRTRMNEVLNILLTWFRDLALLTSGGPNDLLINADRSEQLAAVASRSSLSRVSEACRDIEQARREFRGNANLRLTAEVLAFKLIRASR; this is encoded by the coding sequence ATGTCCTTCTCGAGCATCATCGGTCTCGAACAACCCATCGCCGTGCTGAGCCGGGCGATCCAGTCCGGGCGGGTCTCCCATGCCTACTTGTTCCACGGGCCGCCCAGCATCGGCAAGACTCTCCTGGCGCGGGAGTTCGCAAAGACCCTCAACTGTGAGGCCACGCTGGACGGTAGTGTGGATTGCTGCGACGTGTGCTCCAGCTGCACGCGCATCGACCGCGACGCCCATCCTGATGTGCATCTCGTCCGGCCCCTGGCGAAAGTGCAGGCCGATGAGGAGGACGGGGGTGCGGATGTGGTCATTGAGGGCGCGCTCATCACCACCGACCAGATCAAGGACGTCGTGGTGGACGCGAACCTCAAGGCGACCCAGGCGCGGCGCAAGGTGTTTATCATCAGTTGCGCCGAAGCAATGAACCCGCAAGCCGCCAACCGCCTGCTGAAGACCCTGGAGGAGCCGCCGCCGGGTACCACGTTGGTTCTGACCACCCAGAATCTGTCCACGCTTCTGCCCACGATTCTGTCGCGCTGCCAGATGATCAAATGCCAGCCTCCGGCGCTGTCCGAAGCCGGGATGGCGCTGATTGCGCGTTACCCGGAGCGCGATCCGGGGCTGATCCGTTCGGTGGTCGCCCTGTCCGGCGGGCGCATAGGTTGGGCGCTGAACCTGCTGCAGCACCCGGCGGCGCTGGAGTTACGGAATAACCTGCTGGACACCGCCGCTTCATTGCCCAAACGGGACTGGTTCGAAGGCATGGCGTTGGGAGAGAAATTGATCCAGGCCGCCGAAGAGTGGTGGCTTGCCACCGAAGAGTCGGAGTTCGCCGAGAAGGCCCTCAAAGCCAGCCGCGATCGGGTCTGCCGCACGCGCATGAACGAAGTGCTGAACATCCTGCTCACGTGGTTCCGCGACCTTGCCCTGCTCACGTCCGGCGGGCCCAACGACCTGCTCATCAACGCCGACCGGTCCGAACAGCTGGCCGCAGTTGCCTCCCGCAGCAGCCTGAGCCGGGTGAGCGAGGCCTGCCGGGACATTGAGCAGGCGCGCAGGGAGTTCCGGGGCAACGCGAACCTGCGCCTTACCGCCGAGGTACTCGCATTCAAGCTTATCCGCGCCTCCCGCTGA
- a CDS encoding YjbQ family protein encodes MVSRLAVSTQAHEQLVDVTARVQAAVSEAGLQSGVVTLFVPHTTAAVTINENADPSVAQDILKGLMELVPRAAEYYRHLEGNSDAHIKATLVGPSVQVLVEGGKLVLGTWQGIYLCEFDGPRERKLWVKMSAD; translated from the coding sequence ATGGTGTCCAGACTAGCCGTCTCCACACAGGCCCACGAGCAACTGGTTGATGTCACCGCGCGGGTTCAGGCCGCTGTATCCGAAGCCGGCCTGCAGAGCGGCGTGGTGACTCTTTTCGTGCCCCACACCACCGCTGCCGTCACCATCAACGAGAACGCCGATCCTAGCGTTGCCCAGGATATTCTGAAGGGGCTCATGGAACTGGTTCCGCGGGCTGCGGAGTACTACCGGCATCTCGAAGGCAACTCGGATGCGCACATCAAGGCCACGCTGGTCGGCCCGTCGGTGCAGGTGCTCGTGGAGGGTGGCAAGCTGGTGCTGGGGACCTGGCAGGGCATCTACCTGTGCGAATTCGACGGCCCGCGGGAACGTAAGCTGTGGGTGAAGATGAGCGCGGATTGA